One stretch of Flavobacterium sp. 9 DNA includes these proteins:
- the rsmI gene encoding 16S rRNA (cytidine(1402)-2'-O)-methyltransferase, with protein sequence MSKLYIVPTPIGNLEDMTFRAIRILKEVDLILAEDTRTSGKLLKHFEIGTHMHSHHMHNEHKTTENLIARLKAGETIALISDAGTPAISDPGFLLTRACVENKIEVECLPGATAFVPALVNSGLPNDKFIFEGFLPDKKGRQTRFLALAEETRTMILYVSPHKLVKTLAEFIQYFGEDRQVSVSRELSKLHEENVRGTAREVLTHFEKIAPRGEIVVVVAGKTITKEPKKSKFSKDEPEEDEED encoded by the coding sequence ATGTCTAAATTATATATCGTTCCAACGCCAATTGGCAATCTTGAAGACATGACATTTCGTGCCATTCGGATTTTGAAAGAAGTCGATTTGATCTTGGCGGAAGATACCAGAACGAGTGGAAAATTGTTGAAGCATTTTGAAATTGGCACGCACATGCACAGTCATCATATGCACAACGAACACAAAACAACCGAAAACTTAATTGCGCGTTTGAAAGCTGGTGAAACTATTGCTTTGATTTCGGATGCAGGAACTCCGGCGATTTCAGATCCCGGTTTTTTATTAACGCGCGCTTGTGTCGAAAATAAAATCGAAGTCGAATGTTTACCTGGCGCAACAGCTTTTGTTCCCGCTTTAGTAAACAGCGGATTACCAAACGACAAATTTATTTTTGAAGGTTTCCTGCCTGATAAAAAAGGACGTCAAACTCGATTTTTGGCTTTAGCCGAAGAAACCCGAACAATGATTTTATACGTTTCTCCACATAAACTCGTTAAGACTTTAGCTGAGTTTATTCAGTATTTTGGAGAAGACAGACAAGTTAGTGTTTCAAGAGAATTGTCAAAACTACACGAAGAAAACGTACGAGGAACTGCAAGAGAAGTTTTAACTCATTTTGAAAAAATAGCGCCAAGAGGTGAAATTGTAGTAGTCGTTGCCGGAAAAACAATAACAAAAGAACCTAAGAAAAGTAAGTTTTCGAAAGATGAACCAGAAGAAGACGAAGAAGATTAA